From one Trifolium pratense cultivar HEN17-A07 linkage group LG1, ARS_RC_1.1, whole genome shotgun sequence genomic stretch:
- the LOC123912771 gene encoding secreted RxLR effector protein 161-like — protein MNEDFDMTNLGKLQYFLGLEFTKSNKGLIVQQKKYVTDVLKRFNMLDCNPASTLMETNLKLNNDENGEAMDSTVYKQMVGCFRYVCNSRPDICHSVGTVSRFIQNSKLTDHMQAVKRIMRYLQDTIDHGILFPKLIDHEGKLTGFCDYDRCGDQVERTSTMGYVFKLFDFPISWSSKNQTMVALSTCEAEYISTC, from the coding sequence ATGAATGAGGACTTTGACATGACTAATCTAGGAAAATTGCAATATTTTCTTGGACTTGAGTTCACTAAATCCAACAAAGGCTTAATAGTTCAACAAAAGAAGTATGTGACTGATGTTTTAAAGAGGTTCAATATGTTAGATTGCAATCCTGCAAGTACACTCATGGAGACAAATTTGAAACTGAACaatgatgaaaatggtgaagcAATGGACAGTACCGTATACAAGCAAATGGTTGGTTGCTTTAGGTATGTTTGTAACTCAAGACCTGATATATGTCATAGTGTTGGAACGGTTAGTAGATTTATACAGAATTCGAAGTTGACTGATCATATGCAAGCAGTGAAGAGGATCATGAGGTATCTGCAAGATACAATTGATCATGGCATTTTATTTCCTAAACTTATAGATCATGAAGGCAAGTTAACTGGTTTTTGTGACTATGATCGGTGTGGTGACCAAGTAGAAAGGACAAGCACCATGGGTTATGTGTTCAAGCTATTTGATTTTCCAATCTCTTGGAGTTCAAAAAACCAGACAATGGTTGCTTTATCCACCTGTGAAGCTGAGTACATCTCAACATGCTAG